The genomic stretch TTGCGTTACTTCATATTGCATGCGATTTAATGACTTTATTTTTTCTTCTTTATTGTACGCCATTTATTTAGCCCCCCAATGCTCGCTGATAAATCCCGCTCGTCCGGAACCTGTCCGGTAGCGCTGATAATGTGCTGGATTCTTTTTATAAAAATGCTGATGGTAGCCTTCCGCTTCATAGAAAGGTTCAGCTTTTAAAATGTCCGTTACAATCGGATCTTTAAAGATGCCGCTTTCCGCCAGACGTTGCTTGGAAGCTTCCGCAAGCTCCTTTTGTTTATCATTATGATAAAAAATGGCTGCGCGATAGGAACTGCCGCGATCAGCAAATTGCCCTCCGGCATCTGTCGGATCGATTTGCTGCCAAAATAATTCAAGCAGTTTTTCATAAGGGAATACATCAGGATGAAACGTGATTTGAACGGCTTCACGATGTCCCGTCGTTTCACTGCACACCTCTTCGTACGTAGGGTTTTCAGTATGGCCGCCTGTATACCCGGACACCACTTTTTCAATTCCCGGCTGTTCGTCAAAAGGTTTAACCATACACCAAAAACAGCCTCCTGCAAATGTGGCGATTTCTTTTTTTTCAGACATACTGGTGCCTCCTTTGTTAATACGTGGTATTATTATATTATAGCATGTAAAAATAGAATGAAAATGATTCTGCTTTTCAATAAAATCTATAGGTTTTAAGCAATATGCTTATGTAATGGAGGTTCACAAATTTGAAAGTAAGAACACAGATGATGTACGATATGGAAACTTTACTCCGTAAAGTCTTTAAACAAATACGCAATGAAATCAATGAAATTTTAGATAAAGAGCTGTCGCGGA from Bacillus subtilis subsp. subtilis str. 168 encodes the following:
- the msrA gene encoding peptide methionine S-sulfoxide reductase (Evidence 1a: Function from experimental evidences in the studied strain; PubMedId: 9573155, 16803968, 17062561, 18662407; Product type e: enzyme), which codes for MSEKKEIATFAGGCFWCMVKPFDEQPGIEKVVSGYTGGHTENPTYEEVCSETTGHREAVQITFHPDVFPYEKLLELFWQQIDPTDAGGQFADRGSSYRAAIFYHNDKQKELAEASKQRLAESGIFKDPIVTDILKAEPFYEAEGYHQHFYKKNPAHYQRYRTGSGRAGFISEHWGAK